The following coding sequences lie in one Arachis hypogaea cultivar Tifrunner chromosome 4, arahy.Tifrunner.gnm2.J5K5, whole genome shotgun sequence genomic window:
- the LOC112796283 gene encoding uncharacterized protein → MAMEAAEASTTPQVALADTDINWHRLDKTKFHVIGAILFTAQSALLHPTAVVKTRMQVAGSGLSQMRGMSVFTHILRSDGVPGIFRGFGTSAIGSMPGRVLALTSLEMSKDIMLKYTQGSDIPEASRIGLANGVAGMFSNLVSCVYFVPLDVICQRLMVQGLPGTAPCRGPFDVIRKVFEAEGFRGLYRGFGLTAITQSPASALWWGSYGAAQHIIWRSLGFKDDAENKPSHFQMVTVQATAGMVAGACSSVITTPIDTVKTRLQVMDNYGSGRPSVLKTTKTLLKEDGWWGFYRGFGPRFLNMSLYGTTMIVTYELIKRLSVQPSLRSLA, encoded by the exons ATGGCAATGGAAGCTGCTGAGGCTTCAACCACACCACAGGTGGCGCTCGCTGATACTGACATCAACTGGcacag GCTGGACAAGACCAAGTTCCATGTAATTGGTGCCATTCTCTTCACTGCTCAATCAGCTTTGCTTCATCCAACAGCAGTGGTTAAGACAAGAATGCAAGTAGCTGGTTCTGGACTCTCTCAAATGCGCGGAATGTCGGTGTTCACTCATATTCTAAGGAGTGATGGTGTTCCCGGAATCTTTAGAGGTTTTGGCACTTCTGCTATTGGATCAATGCCTGGGAGGGTCCTAGCTTTGACGTCTCTAGAGATGTCGAAAGACATTATGTTGAAATACACACAAGGTAGTGATATACCAGAAGCTTCAAGAATCGGCCTTGCGAATGGTGTGGCCGGCATGTTTTCCAATCTGGTGTCTTGTGTATACTTCGTGCCTTTGGATGTG ATCTGCCAGAGGTTAATGGTACAAGGTCTTCCAGGAACGGCTCCTTGTCGAGGACCATTTGATGTTATACGTAAAGTTTTCGAGGCCGAGGGTTTCCGAGGCTTGTATAGAGGTTTTGGATTAACAGCCATAACTCAGTCACCGGCATCTGCACTTTGGTGGGGTTCATATGGCGCGGCACAACACATAATTTGGAG GAGTTTGGGCTTCAAAGATGATGCAGAGAACAAACCTTCACATTTTCAAATGGTGACGGTTCAAGCTACAGCAGGGATGGTGGCCGGTGCGTGTTCGTCGGTTATCACTACTCCAATAGATACAGTAAAAACACGCCTTCAG GTTATGGACAACTACGGTTCCGGAAGACCATCGGTGCTGAAGACAACAAAGACTCTCCTTAAAGAAGATGGCTGGTGGGGATTTTACCGGGGGTTTGGACCTCGATTTCTAAACATGTCACTTTATGGAACAACGATGATCGTTACTTATGAACTGATAA AGAGATTGTCAGTACAACCGAGTTTGAGGTCCTTAGCTTAA
- the LOC112796285 gene encoding uncharacterized protein produces MLNKGAPEFVVDQNLYYPAATNYGYYCTGFESPGEWEDHHLGIFGVDGYGPDHLGAQTDPYVYYNHGYAQSPYNPYNPYIPGALIGVDNSFGGGQHYYTVPSYQDPVSSPAYIPLVFQPDTFFDGSVDSFGTGASVSKPDGRGLKHKFNSASGNFYRNSSKLLSSQSSSLARVSEGSRANDGRKKDLRHTNVSGSNFLNVASSAVHQVRNSGVSGHTVDTLSNGNIGPYHNQLKLGPPSNSGFSDFGYNANGQSAFTKVRPKPHFGKFLNDGNGSSNVLGEQNRGPRISGSKHQPPVKAYTTKAGDSNDQGNIVIHADHYNREDIPVDYEDAKFFVIKSYSEDDVHKSIKYNVWSSTPHGNKKLQTAYDDAKKIAAEKSGVCPIFLFYSVNASGQFCGVAEMVGQVDFNKDMDFWQQDKWNGNFPVKWHMIKDVPNSNFRHIILENNENKPVTNSRDTQEVIFLKGLEMLKIFKNYTLKTSLLDDFNYYENRQKIIQDEKAKLLIKSFEGPLFFPALEAPQKLNFDIPPINDEKIFKLENDSGSLQMKTSISIPDPVVSKSEVTTNSADEKVEKTMGDKQDISSILKIGSVTITPKPVETKHGIGVGNKEPMNVVTVGSMQVEVNRISKSSGSLKVGSISLDTRALPLGKVDGAVKSGSKR; encoded by the exons ATGCTGAACAAGGGAGCTCCTGAGTTTGTAGTTGATCAGAATTTGTATTACCCTGCTGCCACCAATTATGGGTATTACTGTACAG GATTTGAATCACCCGGGGAATGGGAGGATCACCACCTTGGGATTTTTGGTGTAGATGGTTATGGTCCTGATCACCTG GGTGCACAAACTGATCCTTATGTATATTATAACCATGGATATGCACAGTCTCCCTACAATCCATATAATCCGTACATTCCTGGTGCTTTGATAGGAGTTGATAACTCGTTTGGAGGAGGACAACATTATTATACCGTCCCCAGCTATCAAGATCCTGTTTCTTCACCTGCTTATATTCCCCTTGTATTTCAACCAGATACTTTTTTTGATGGTTCTGTGGACTCATTTGGAACCGGTGCTTCTGTCAGTAAACCTGATGGAAGAGGTTTGAAACATAAGTTCAATTCAGCTTCTGGTAACTTTTATAGGAACTCTTCAAAACTTTTATCAAGTCAGTCAAGTTCATTGGCCAGGGTATCGGAAGGGTCGAGAGCTAATGATGGGAGGAAGAAAGATTTGAGGCACACAAATGTTTCTGGGAGTAATTTTCTCAATGTAGCTTCATCAGCTGTCCATCAG GTTAGAAATTCAGGTGTGTCAGGACATACTGTGGATACTTTATCCAATGGAAACATTGGACCTTATCATAATCAATTGAAATTAGGTCCTCCTTCAAACAGTGGATTTTCTGATTTTGGATATAATGCTAATGGACAATCTGCGTTTACTAAAGTTCGGCCAAAGCCACACTTTGGTAAGTTCCTAAATGATGGAAATGGAAGCTCTAATGTATTGGGGGAGCAAAACCGAGGTCCTAGAATTAGTGGATCTAAACATCAGCCGCCTGTTAAAGCCTATACAACAAAGGCAGGAGACAGTAACGACCAAGGAAACATTGTAATTCATGCTGATCACTATAACAGGGAGGACATACCTGTTGATTATGAAGATGCAAagttttttgttataaaatcataTAGTGAGGATGATGTGCATAAAAGTATCAAATATAATGTGTGGTCATCAACACCTCATGGAAACAAGAAGCTCCAGACTGCTTATGATGATGCAAAGAAAATAGCAGCGGAAAAATCTGGAGTTTGCCCtatcttcttattttattct GTTAATGCAAGTGGCCAGTTCTGTGGTGTTGCGGAGATGGTAGGTCAAGTTGATTTTAATAAGGATATGGACTTCTGGCAGCAAGATAAATGGAATGGGAACTTTCCTGTAAAGTGGCACATGATAAAAGACGtgccaaattcaaattttagacaCATCATACTAGAGAACAATGAAAATAAGCCAGTAACTAACAGCAGAGACACACAAGAG GTAATTTTCTTGAAGGGTTTGGAAATGCTAAAGATATTCAAAAATTATACTCTGAAAACATCATTGCTTGATGACTTCAACTACTATGAAAACCGCCAGAAGATCATACAGGATGAGAAGGCCAAGTTGTTAATCAAGAGTTTTGAGGGTCCTTTATTTTTTCCAGCATTGGAGGCTCCTCAAAAGTTGAATTTTGACATACCTCCCATCAATGATGAGAAAATTTTCAAGCTTGAGAATGATTCTGGCAGCTTACAAATGAAGACCTCAATATCAATTCCTGATCCTGTTGTCAGTAAATCAGAGGTTACTACTAATTCGGCAGATGAGAAGGTTGAGAAAACTATGGGTGACAAACAAGATATCTCTTCTATCCTAAAGATTGGTTCAGTCACCATCACGCCAAAGCCGGTTGAAACTAAACATGGCATTGGCGTTGGAAATAAAGAACCTATGAATGTTGTTACAGTAGGCTCAATGCAGGTTGAAGTTAATAGAATTTCCAAGTCATCTGGTTCCTTAAAGGTTGGCAGTATTTCGCTAGATACAAGAGCATTACCGCTTGGAAAAGTTGATGGTGCTGTTAAGAGTGGCTCTAAACGTTAG